A single region of the Oleispira antarctica RB-8 genome encodes:
- the rfbD gene encoding Putative dTDP-4-dehydrorhamnose reductase codes for MGFSGTNRHWFIIGAEFPVGQCLADLASELALPYSSRRLDSRQPLSVPLGVASAPLAILAASGEEADAIEHLEAWIELLIEQDIPIVLLSSAKVFDYNEVGSLENDEMTGDKRLIALENLARQQLRHLIIRVNQPFSLLAGDFAVQLLAKARSEGSLTLDNLIRIAPTPADDIAQVIHALLQQIGCDESLWGTYHYCSVESTTEYAFAEVLLAEARQYEDLAHVTLAELDDDKCRPSETILDSKLIKHNFGIKPKPWRKALSRLIRRYYRANDKSDS; via the coding sequence ATGGGTTTTAGTGGTACTAATCGGCACTGGTTCATCATTGGGGCTGAGTTTCCTGTGGGTCAATGTTTGGCTGACTTAGCCAGTGAGTTAGCACTTCCTTACAGCTCTCGTCGATTGGATAGTCGACAACCACTTTCTGTGCCTTTGGGGGTAGCTTCAGCACCCTTGGCGATTTTGGCCGCTTCTGGAGAAGAGGCCGATGCTATAGAGCATTTAGAAGCATGGATTGAACTACTAATAGAACAAGATATCCCCATTGTTTTGTTATCGTCTGCCAAGGTTTTTGATTATAACGAGGTTGGCAGTCTTGAAAATGACGAAATGACCGGAGATAAACGTTTAATCGCGTTGGAGAATCTGGCTCGTCAGCAGCTAAGACATTTGATTATTCGTGTTAACCAACCCTTTAGTTTGTTAGCGGGGGACTTTGCTGTACAGCTTTTGGCTAAGGCTCGCAGTGAGGGTAGCTTAACCCTAGATAACCTAATTCGCATTGCTCCCACTCCAGCTGACGATATTGCGCAAGTTATTCATGCGTTATTACAGCAAATTGGTTGCGATGAATCGTTATGGGGTACCTATCACTATTGCAGTGTAGAGAGTACGACGGAGTATGCGTTTGCCGAAGTCTTGCTTGCGGAAGCGCGTCAGTATGAAGATCTGGCTCATGTAACGCTCGCAGAGTTAGATGATGATAAATGTCGCCCCAGTGAAACTATTTTAGACAGTAAGCTCATCAAGCATAACTTTGGCATTAAACCTAAGCCATGGCGCAAAGCACTCAGTCGTTTAATTCGTCGTTATTATCGCGCTAACGATAAAAGTGATTCTTAA
- the moeA gene encoding Molybdopterin biosynthesis enzyme, translating to MSSCDSPALMKGLVPLEDARAVLAERALQYGTLAQTETVAIHSALTRVLAETITSQINVPSFDNSAMDGYALRLIDCQQHITSLGKIELIVSQRITAGDAPELLIDNTCARIFTGAAVPENADMVVMQEQCEVTESGQVIFPTDLVDAKPQQNIRPAGQDITIGQILFQPGRILRAEDLGVLASMGFSQVKVQTKLKVAVISSGDELVEPGNPLSPGKIYNTNSFTLIGLLQRMGMEVVGPFFAADTLADTQSVLTQASAEADVIITSGGVSVGEEDHIKAAISSGGELEMWRLAIKPGKPFALGQFNHTPVIGLPGNPAAVVVTFYQLARDFLWAVQGADVQPLLVLKGTATFATKKSIGRTEFLRARFNDGDIEIFNNQSSGVLSSSSWGDGFACVPAGKLISVGDDIEFYTLTTAHGHG from the coding sequence ATGTCATCTTGTGATTCCCCAGCGTTAATGAAAGGACTTGTACCTTTAGAAGATGCGCGTGCCGTATTAGCCGAACGTGCGCTGCAATATGGCACTTTAGCGCAAACCGAAACGGTTGCCATTCACTCAGCATTAACCCGTGTATTGGCAGAGACGATTACCTCGCAGATTAATGTTCCTAGTTTTGATAACAGCGCTATGGACGGTTATGCACTGCGCTTAATCGATTGCCAGCAGCATATTACCAGCTTAGGGAAAATTGAACTTATCGTATCGCAGCGTATTACCGCAGGCGATGCTCCCGAGTTATTAATAGATAATACCTGCGCCCGAATTTTTACCGGCGCCGCGGTACCTGAAAATGCCGACATGGTGGTGATGCAAGAACAGTGTGAAGTGACCGAAAGTGGTCAGGTAATTTTCCCCACTGATTTAGTTGATGCAAAACCACAGCAAAACATTCGACCTGCAGGACAAGATATTACCATTGGCCAAATACTCTTTCAGCCTGGTCGTATTTTGCGGGCAGAAGATCTCGGCGTACTAGCGTCGATGGGTTTTAGTCAGGTAAAGGTGCAGACAAAACTCAAGGTCGCAGTTATTTCATCTGGCGATGAATTGGTCGAGCCGGGTAATCCTTTGAGCCCAGGGAAAATTTATAATACCAACAGCTTTACCCTAATCGGTTTGTTACAGCGCATGGGAATGGAAGTCGTTGGTCCTTTCTTTGCGGCCGATACTTTGGCCGATACTCAATCTGTTTTAACCCAAGCCAGTGCAGAAGCCGATGTAATTATTACCAGTGGTGGTGTGTCTGTTGGGGAAGAAGATCATATCAAAGCGGCGATCAGTAGTGGTGGCGAGCTTGAAATGTGGCGCTTGGCGATTAAGCCTGGCAAGCCGTTTGCACTAGGGCAATTTAATCATACTCCAGTTATTGGATTGCCAGGAAATCCTGCCGCCGTGGTGGTTACTTTCTATCAGCTTGCGCGCGATTTTTTATGGGCCGTGCAAGGCGCCGATGTGCAGCCGTTATTAGTTTTAAAAGGCACTGCAACATTCGCCACCAAAAAATCCATTGGCCGTACAGAATTTCTACGCGCACGGTTTAACGACGGCGATATTGAAATTTTTAATAATCAAAGCTCTGGGGTTTTATCGTCTTCCAGTTGGGGTGATGGTTTTGCCTGCGTGCCCGCGGGTAAATTAATTAGTGTTGGTGATGATATTGAATTCTATACCTTAACCACAGCCCACGGTCACGGTTAA